A window of the Teredinibacter franksiae genome harbors these coding sequences:
- a CDS encoding flagellar motor protein MotB, with amino-acid sequence MSDEEEKKCNCVPGLPPWMGTFADLMSLLMCFFVLLLSFSEMDAMKFKRLAGSMAQAFGVQTKLSVTQIPKGTSIIAQEFSPGRTEPTPLNEIWQKTQDITEMSMEQDCAEEFDMEQGDEGYDAGVKLRVKQQIEDLLKKTEEDAYELAGALHEQISAGQVEVETRGRLIIIRIREKGSFISGSAEMSPSYKDVMREVRAVLALKKGKIAVQGHTDDIPISTSRFRSNWELSSSRAVSVAHELMVGGDVAERRFEVAGFSDTLPLAPNSSAENRARNRRVEILVKQGVEDELSEDDLKMLKENKEGEDILRELDLEPEYLFDLEPEEIF; translated from the coding sequence ATGAGCGACGAAGAAGAGAAAAAATGTAATTGTGTTCCAGGGCTTCCGCCTTGGATGGGCACGTTTGCCGATTTGATGTCGCTACTTATGTGCTTTTTCGTTTTGCTGCTGTCGTTTTCTGAAATGGATGCGATGAAGTTCAAGCGCTTGGCGGGCTCTATGGCTCAGGCGTTTGGCGTGCAGACCAAGTTGAGTGTTACTCAGATACCAAAAGGTACTAGCATCATAGCGCAGGAGTTTAGCCCTGGTCGTACGGAACCCACTCCTTTGAATGAAATTTGGCAGAAAACCCAAGATATCACCGAAATGTCGATGGAACAGGATTGCGCTGAAGAGTTCGATATGGAACAGGGGGATGAGGGTTACGATGCTGGCGTTAAACTGCGGGTAAAACAACAAATCGAAGATCTGCTAAAGAAAACTGAAGAAGACGCCTATGAACTTGCCGGCGCATTACACGAGCAGATCTCGGCGGGGCAGGTGGAAGTTGAAACCCGTGGCCGCTTGATTATTATTCGTATTCGAGAAAAGGGCTCATTTATTTCGGGCTCAGCCGAGATGTCGCCATCGTACAAAGATGTAATGCGAGAGGTGCGCGCAGTGCTCGCGTTAAAAAAAGGCAAGATAGCGGTGCAGGGCCATACCGATGATATTCCCATTAGCACCAGCAGATTTCGCTCAAACTGGGAGCTATCGTCCTCTCGGGCGGTTTCGGTGGCCCATGAACTAATGGTTGGTGGGGATGTTGCGGAGCGCCGATTTGAAGTGGCAGGATTCTCGGATACTTTGCCCCTTGCCCCCAATAGTTCGGCTGAAAATCGAGCTAGAAATAGGCGTGTTGAAATCCTAGTAAAACAGGGGGTTGAAGATGAACTCTCCGAAGATGACTTAAAAATGTTGAAAGAGAATAAAGAGGGTGAAGATATTCTTCGCGAGCTGGACCTTGAGCCTGAGTATTTGTTCGACCTAGAACCTGAAGAGATTTTCTAA
- a CDS encoding PilZ domain-containing protein has product MHDERRRYFRIDECIGIGYEPLDHRLHTQGMEEPGEAGEQLTNILDVIEQQDEQIEHLLTELEDENPKVTEIIRLFNQKLERVVNHLLMDSKTISRIAHKVKEANLSACGIGFVNNEQIGVGENLNLQLKLSPGDLEIETNGRVVSCEPNFDGESYYWRIDFFGMNKSNQEALIQHIVRTQSSQLKNKS; this is encoded by the coding sequence ATGCACGACGAACGACGACGCTATTTTCGCATTGATGAATGTATAGGCATTGGTTATGAGCCTCTTGATCACCGCCTCCATACGCAAGGAATGGAAGAGCCTGGAGAAGCTGGGGAGCAGCTCACCAATATTCTTGATGTGATTGAGCAGCAAGATGAGCAAATAGAACACCTACTCACTGAGCTTGAGGACGAGAACCCAAAAGTTACTGAAATTATTAGGTTGTTTAATCAAAAGCTTGAGCGCGTTGTTAACCATTTGCTAATGGACAGCAAGACGATCTCGCGCATCGCTCATAAAGTGAAGGAAGCCAACCTTTCCGCGTGTGGAATTGGGTTTGTCAACAACGAGCAGATAGGCGTGGGTGAAAACCTGAATTTGCAGCTTAAGCTATCGCCCGGTGATCTGGAAATTGAGACCAATGGTCGGGTGGTGAGTTGCGAACCCAATTTTGATGGTGAGAGCTATTACTGGAGAATTGACTTTTTTGGCATGAATAAGTCCAATCAAGAGGCGTTAATTCAGCATATAGTACGAACTCAAAGCTCTCAGTTAAAGAATAAAAGCTGA